The following is a genomic window from Caldicellulosiruptor danielii.
AGGCAAAGGATGGACTTGAGGCTGTAGAGTTTTATAAAAGATTTAGGCCTGATGTGGTTACAATGGATATAGAGATGCCAAAGCTGGATGGTTTAATGGCAATGGAAAAGATTTTGAAGTTTGATGAAAGTGCAAAAGTAATCATCATAAGTTCAAAAGGTGAGGAGGATGTAGTTAGAAGAGCTCTTTTAAAAGGAGCAAAAGATTTTATTGTGAAAGATTTTGAAATTGAAAAGTGGTCCAAAAGATTTGAAAAGGTTATAAAAGAAGTCGATACAAAAAATTTGAAAATAAGTATATTTGTTTATATAATAAACTACATCAACAGATTTAAAAGACGGTAAGTGCTTTGCAGCGGGGGTATTTGTATGATCTTTGAAAAGAAGAGTGATAAAAAGATAATAGAAAACAACAAGGTTTAATTTTTTGTTGAGAATCTTAAAGGTTATTTCGGTTATATAGATGAATATGTTGTATTGGTATGGGACGAGGAAGGAATAATCCTGGAATACAAGGAAAAAGGTGAGAATTTGTTAGGCTATTCTCCTGATCAAATAGAAGGAAAAATTGGTTAAATGCTTTAATTGATGACAAAGAAAGAGAAGAAATGGAATGGGTTTACAACAAATTAATAAGTGGCGAAGTGTTTAAATATTATGTCAATCCTATTAGAGATGTGAATGGAGTAAAAAAGACATTCTTATGGTACAACTCTAAGATAGAATGTGTGCAGGACAATAAAAGGATTTTTCTTTCAATAGGCTTTGGCTTAGATGCGATAGAAAAACTAAACAGAAAAATCCGCAGATATGAAAAAGATCTCGATAAAATGAGTACAGAAAGTGAGAATCTTAAGTTCAAAATTTCTAAACAGGATTTGATTTTGAAACAAAAAGATGAGATGATAAAAGATTATAAAACCAGAGTTGAGTTTTTAGCGTTTTATGATGAGCTTACTAAATTGCCAAACAAGAACTCACTTATGAGATGGTTAAATTTAAAAATTACTCAAGCAGATAATATGAAGACATATTTGATCTTTTTGGAAGTGAGAAATTTAGAAAAGTTAAATGTTATGTATGGATATGAGTTAATTGATGACCTGATTATCCACATAAGTAAGAGGATAGAAGAGATATTGGGTAAAGAAAATAAAATATTCAAGATAGGATCTGATAGATTTGCAATAATAGGCAAGACAGATAACGTATCTGAATTTATTGAAAATTTGTTAGAAAAGTTATTGGTGGCGTACAACGTTAATGGAAATTTGATAAAAGTAGATTATAATATAGGAGCAACTGCAATAGAGAATATTAATGACTCTAATGTGAACGTTATAAGGAAATGTGATTTAGCTTTAATTAGAGCAAAAGAAAAGGGTTTGAATGAGTATGAGATATTTAAATCTTCTTTAGAGGTTCAAACATTAAAAGAAGGGATAATTGAAAGAGAACTTCGCAATGGACTGGAGTTAAATGAATTTACAGTTTTTTATCAACCAGTTGTCAATTTACAAACGGAAAAAATATGTGGATTTGAAGCGCTTTTAAGATGGCACTATCTTAAGTCTACATATATATCACCATTGAAATTTATACCAGTAGCAGAAAAATGTGGTTTGATCGTGGAACTTGGTAGTATTGTCTTACAACAATCTATGAAAGTAGCTAAATTAGTGAAGAGATATTTTGATGATGATTTTATGATTTCAATAAATATCTCACCACGACAGTTTAACGACAGAGAATTTATCCGTTCAACAATTCAAATACTGGAAAATGAAAAATTGGAAAATCTCGAACTTCAATTTGAGATAACAGAAAAATTGGCAGTTGAAAATATTGACTATACAATTGAAGTGATAAATCAACTAAGAAAATACAACATAACATTTGCCTTAGATGATTTTGGTGTCGATTATTCTTCACTCAATTATCTGAGGAGATTACCAATACAAGCTGTGAAGATTGATAAGTCCTTTATTCAAGATATAAAGAAGAATGAAGCATATTTTATAGTAGAAACGATAATAAAACTATGAAATAAATTGGGGTTAAAGGTTATGGCAGAAGGGGTGGAAACAGAGGAACACTACAGAGCTGTAAAAGAACTTGGATGTGACTATGTTCAAGGGTATTTTATAAGTAGGCCATTGGGTGTTGATGAACTTGTAAAATTTATTGAAAAATACAAATGTCGAAATGAAAGCGATTTTTAGAAGGCACCAATGTGGTAAAATAAATGTAGGTGCCTTTTTTGTTGTAATAAATAGTTTGTTTTTTATGGAAAAAGGAGTGAATTTTGAAAATGCTCTTCAAAGATAGAATTGATGCGGGTGAGAGGCTTGCAGAAAAACTGAGGCTATTTAAAGAAAGGCAAGATGTGATTCTTTTTGCAATTCCACGAGGTGGTGTGGTTATCGCAAAAGTAATTGCCGACAGTCTCAAGATCCCTTTGGATATTGTGTTGGCAAAAAAGATAGGTGCCCCTTTTAACAGAGAGTTTGCTATTGCCGCAGTGGATATAAATGGAGATGTGGTTTTAAATAATGAATATGTAGAATATTTCTCTATGAGAGACGAATATATAGAACACCAAAAGAAAAGGGTCTTAGAAAGCTTGAAGGATCAGCTTGTTGAGTACAGGGGTTCTATTGAATATAAAAGCTTGGAAAACAAGGAGGCAATAATAGTGGATGATGGAATTGCAACAGGTGCGACAACAAAAGCATGTATAAGGTTTCTTTCAAAGCTAAATCCTAAAAAAATATACGTTGCAACACCGGTAATTGCACCTTCGACGTTAAAAGAGCTGGAAAAAGAATGTGATGGTGTCTTTTATATTGTAAGTAGCGAGCCATTTTGGGCAGTTGGACAGTTTTACCTCGACTTTTCACAGGTCTCTGAAGAGGATATTAAAAAACTGCTAAGCTGAAATTTTTTTAAAAACTGTGTGCACAAAAATGTTAACATAAAAAGGCTTTTGTGATAATATAGAATAAAACAAATGGCAGTTGAGTGTGATGAAGAAATGGACTTTTACAGGGTTGGTGATAAGGTCATAAGTCTTCAAAAAATAGTGGATGAAGTCAAGAAGATATTGGATCTTCGCCAAAAAGGATTTTCGCAGATTGAGGTTGCCGAAAAGCTCAAAATAGACAGGTCTTTTATCTCAAAGCTTGAAGGGCTTGGGGAAGTACGTAAGGGCAAAAATATTGCTGCAATCGGATTTCCTGTAAAAAACAAAGATGAGGTAGAGCAAGTATTGAAGAGCTACGGAATAAACTACTATCTTTTAATGACAGAAGAAGAAAGAAATAGTTTTATAAACTCCCTTTCTGCTGCTCAGCTTTTGAACATCATGGGTGAATATATAAATAATTTTAAAATGTTTGACATTGTAATTGCCATGGGTTCGGACTTTAGACTAAACTGGTTCAAAGCTTTTCTTGATTGTGAGGTCATTACAATACCTCTGGGAAAATCTCCGCTCAAATATGATGTTGAAGTTGATGTTGAAGAGCTGAAGAGAATTTTAGATTCTATTGTGGAGTAGAAGAAGGAAAAGGAGATGTTTTTGCATGAAAAGGGTAGTGAGTGTCAGCATTGGTTCGAGCAAGAGGAATCACAAAACCCAAGCTAAAATAATGGGTATTGACTTTGAGATTGAAAGAATAGGGACAGATGGAGATATAAAAAAGGCAATAGAGATTATAAAAAGCTTAGATGGAAAAGTTGATGCCTTTGGTATGGGAGGAATTGACATTGTACTTTACGGTGGAGGTAAAAATTATGTCATAAGAGAAGCTATTCCAATAAAAAATGCTGCTCAAAAAACACCTCTTGTTGATGGCACAGGTGTTAAAAATACCTTTGAAAAATGGGTTATAAAATATCTTCAAGACAACAGCATAATAGATTTCAAAGGAAAAACTGCACTTGTTGTATGCGCGCTTGATAGATACAAGCTTGCAGAGGGACTTTATGAGGTAGGTTGCAAGCTTTTGCTTGGTGATGCCCTGTTTGCCTTAGGAATTCCACTTATGATAAAGAGTCTCAGGGTGTTTTACTATCTTGCAGCTTTGCTTGTCCCATTGATAATAAAATTACCATTTAGCATGTTGTATCCCAATGATGACAAAAAAGAAGAAAATCCTAAAAAGCTTAAAAGATATTGGAGATATTTTGAAATAGCAGACATCATCGCGGGAGATTATAAATACATTCAAAAGTACATGCCAGATAGTTTGGAAGGAAAGATAATCATTACAAATACTATTACAAAAGAGGATGTTGAAGAGCTTAAAAGAAGAAAGCTAAAGATGCTTGTTACTACAACACCTGAATTTGAGGGAAGATCTTTTGGAACAAATGTTGTTGAGGCAATTTTAGTTGCTCTAACAGGTAAAAAGTTGGAAAATATGAGTCAAGAGGAGATAGAAAAGCTCATAAAAGAGATTGATTTTCAGCCCAGGATAGAAATATTCTATTAGTAGAAGATATTTTCTTGGGTTGATAAAAATTTATACTATTACTTTTATATTAGAAGGCGAAAGTAGAATTTTTATTCCGGAATATGCAAAGTTTTTACCTCTACTTTTAAGAAAATTTCTGGTTGCAAATTCACAACCTAAATTCGAGGAGTATATAAGACTAATTAATGGAATAGAGATGAGATTAGAATTCTTTATATTTCCAAATACAGAATATCTTTCAAAAAGATATAAAAAGATAAAATTGATTATTGATCAGCAAAGAAGAGGAAGAGTAATACTTTTTGATTGGACATATGAACAAAATATTCACATTAATTGTTTTATTGCAT
Proteins encoded in this region:
- a CDS encoding response regulator, which produces MRKVTFLIVDDSPMWRKVIRKFIKENLKGLIVAEAKDGLEAVEFYKRFRPDVVTMDIEMPKLDGLMAMEKILKFDESAKVIIISSKGEEDVVRRALLKGAKDFIVKDFEIEKWSKRFEKVIKEVDTKNLKISIFVYIINYINRFKRR
- a CDS encoding phosphoribosyltransferase yields the protein MLFKDRIDAGERLAEKLRLFKERQDVILFAIPRGGVVIAKVIADSLKIPLDIVLAKKIGAPFNREFAIAAVDINGDVVLNNEYVEYFSMRDEYIEHQKKRVLESLKDQLVEYRGSIEYKSLENKEAIIVDDGIATGATTKACIRFLSKLNPKKIYVATPVIAPSTLKELEKECDGVFYIVSSEPFWAVGQFYLDFSQVSEEDIKKLLS
- a CDS encoding helix-turn-helix domain-containing protein; translated protein: MDFYRVGDKVISLQKIVDEVKKILDLRQKGFSQIEVAEKLKIDRSFISKLEGLGEVRKGKNIAAIGFPVKNKDEVEQVLKSYGINYYLLMTEEERNSFINSLSAAQLLNIMGEYINNFKMFDIVIAMGSDFRLNWFKAFLDCEVITIPLGKSPLKYDVEVDVEELKRILDSIVE